A stretch of the Mustela nigripes isolate SB6536 chromosome X, MUSNIG.SB6536, whole genome shotgun sequence genome encodes the following:
- the LOC132007665 gene encoding EKC/KEOPS complex subunit LAGE3-like, with protein sequence MRTRPNAGDTSIHQSDLIDDPIPGSGQQHPPHQEHDEDHAAGGAAGQDHAASPGAPGCLESSGSREGDDASGVGGQGAEGEAAGAPQAGQGPQALGPGGDAAPAPPVAAASRLLEFTLTVPFRSPLEADMARRSLAPHAQRHGGVVHKELAVNGSALAVRWTAEDPVFFRISINSFLDQLSLVIRNIRGFGTPPPRSLGPGKRS encoded by the exons ATGCGGACAAGgccaaatgctg GGGACACCAGCATCCATCAGTCAGACTTGATAGATGACCCCATCCCAGGCTCCGGGCAGCAGCACCCCCCGCACCAGGAGCACGACGAGGACCAC GCGGCGGGCGGCGCGGCCGGCCAGGACCACGCGGCCAGCCCCGGAGCGCCTGGTTGCCTGGAGAGCTCCGGCAGCCGGGAAGGCGACGACGCCAGTGGCGTGGGCGGCCAGGGAGCCGAGGGCGAGGCGGCCGGCGCCCCTCAGGCCGGGCAGGGCCCGCAGGCCCTGGGGCCCGGTGGGGATGCGGCGCCCGCCCCCCCTGTGGCAGCCGCCAGCCGACTGCTGGAGTT CACGCTCACTGTGCCTTTCCGGTCGCCCCTGGAGGCGGACATGGCCCGCAGGTCCCTGGCCCCACATGCCCAGCGCCACGGAGGGGTGGTTCACAAGGAGCTGGCGGTGAACGGCAGCGCCCTGGCCGT TAGATGGACTGCCGAAGACCCTGTGTTCTTCCGAATTTCCATCAACTCCTTCCTCGACCAGCTTTCCCTGGTGATCCGGAACATTCGGGGCTTTGGGACCCCGCCTCCGCGAAGCCTAGGCCCGGGAAAGAGGAGCTGA
- the LOC132007376 gene encoding EKC/KEOPS complex subunit LAGE3-like: MQAAGADAGAGGGAGAADHGPDGHDRRGGRGGPGFPGGAGEAAAAAAGRARPVSRARHVPEPGGDAAATTGRRETRRHGFALCVPFPSCLEAEIACGSLAPDAEPHRKAVEKLLTVSGSVLAVRWRAEDPRLLRISVLNFLDHLSLVMRTMRRFGPPISR, translated from the exons ATGCAGGCGGCAGGCGCAGACGCAggcgcgggcggcggggcgggcgctGCGGACCACGGCCCGGACGGCCATGACCGTCGCGGTGGCCGGGGCGGCCCCGGCTTTCCCGGCGGCGCGGGCGAggccgctgctgccgccgccggcAGGGCTCGGCCCGTCTCGCGCGCACGGCACGTCCCGGAGCCGGGCGGAGACGCCGCTGCCACGACTGGACGGCGGGAGACCCGAAGACACGGATT TGCCCTCTGCGTCCCTTTTCCATCCTGCTTGGAGGCGGAGATCGCCTGTGGGTCCCTGGCCCCAGATGCCGAGCCCCACAGAAAGGCTGTCGAGAAGCTGCTCACCGTGAGCGGCAGCGTCCTGGCCGT CCGCTGGAGAGCTGAGGATCCTCGCCTCCTGCGAATTTCCGTCCTCAACTTCCTGGACCACCTTTCCCTGGTGATGCGGACCATGCGGCGCTTTGGGCCCCCCATTTCCCGCTAA